GAGGCCACCTGAGGAAAAAATTTCTTCAGGCTTTATATTGCTTTTAATCTGCGCCCATTGATAATTCAGAGCTGTATAAATGGCAGAGACCTGATGCTCAGACCCAGCAGGAGCTATTGGGGATAAACTCATGAGTTGGTTTTGAGAATTTAAATGGGATTCAATTTCATTCCAATGCGCGTAGCTCAGCAAATCAGCTGCGGTATTGGCAAAACACCAACCCATGTCACTTTGATCCCTAATGGGCCCTAGACGGTCATTTAAATTCTTGAAAGCGCAACTCTCCATGGTGGTTTCATTGGCGTAGACAGAAAGAGAAAAATAAGTACTTAGTATTAAGTAAAATAAGTTAATTCCGAATTTGCATAATCTAATCATACTCAAATTATATTTTCAAAAAGTGGGCCATCTTTTGGTGAGTATAGGGGTTGTATTTAAAACCCTGAGAAAGAGGCAAATCGATGTCAATTTATAAGACAGCTGTCAGCCCATGGATCTCATTTAGGGAATCCTCTTACGTCACAATGCCCCCTAACAGTAATTCACACTTGGCAAGATAATCGCACTACTCACCAATAAAGGTCAGTCCGGTTGGCACACTTGAGAAATAAATCCAAAGAAGTTTGGAACAGCCTTAAATGCTTTGTAAGAATGTAAGGATTAAACATGAGATTAATTAAGAGAAAAGCAAGTCAATTTGGTTTTTCTGTTGTTAAATTTTCGATTTTCATGCAGTTTACCACGGCACCTGTTTTTGCTGACCAAAGTTGTACCTACTATTATGAACCAAAAATAGATTTAAAAAGCAATGCACATTCAATTGTGCCACAAAAATCTTCTGAATCTCGCGAGATAGAATCGAAATTAAATGAACTAGAACAAAAATTGATGCCCTTTTTAGCAGAAGTCCAAAAACTTTGGATTATAAAAAACGAGAAGAACTCGGAGGGCACAAATTCAAAAAATGGTGATGATTTAAATTTGGATGCGAAATGGGATGAATTCGAAAGTGAATTTAAGAAGATCTTTGAAGGCGTAAATTTGACTGATTTAGTATCGGCTGTTGAGAGTCGATTTGAAAAAAAATGGACGGATTTTGAGTTCGTAATTTATAGAAATTTATTGGTAGTTTTTCTAAATGATGAAATCAAAACAATCAATGACTCCCCAATGATTGATACTTTGATTAAACATTTCTTCAATGAATATTCAATAAACCATAAAGAATTTTTTCCAGATATAAATACCATTAGAACTTTGTTAAGATTGAGACCTGAATTTCTTTCTATGTTTTCCTATAAAAATTTGAGAAAAAAAGCTAAAACGCCGGATATTGCTAATTCACTTTATCGTGACCTTCTTAGTATTATAAATGTAAGTATACCAAACGCAAAACTTTTTGTGACTCGGCGATTGAGTAATCCATTATTTGAAAGTCCTTACCAAAGAGATTTTGAAAAAATACGGAATATCAGTGACTTCATTAGAAAAGAGATCACGGAGTCACTAAGTTCTTCAAAAGAATCATTGTTTCAAGGGCAAAGACTTTCACATCTTCTTAAAGTTGCATATACCTTGCAAAAGATGACGGACACTAAATTGGCCTTTCCTCCAATTTCCTCTAAAGATAACCCTATTTTTGTTTTTTTAAAGTTCAAACTAAGCCAGTTATCTTCTATCGTTGATGGCAATGATTCTAAAATTAGAGACGCTCAAGTGCTCTATTTACGTGAACTGGTATCAACAGTATTTTTCTTAACAGAATATGCTTCCAAGGATTCGAAATTAACAATCGAAGTAAAGGAAAAAATTGTGGAGGCAGCCCAAGATATCACGGAGATAGTGGGATCGAAACTAATCAATTTAGGTGATATATTAGTCAATGGTTGGAATCCTCCCCTTTTTTTACTTTGGAAAAGTTGGACGCCCAGCTCTTCCTTTGGATTTCTAGAAAGATCCACAAATCAAAAATAATATAATTTTGATTTTGATTCTTTGGGAGAAGCAATAGCAATATTATATCTGAAAGGGCCCTTTCAGGAAAACAATTGCGAAAATTTCCTTCAAATAGTAGCCATAAAATCTTATGGCAGAATTTAAATTCTAGATTTTCATTTAACACGTGGTTTCCTCTTCTGATGACAATTAGCAAGTCTGTGGATAATGAATGACTTGAGGAAAAACTTTCTCTAGTTTAAATTGAAATAGGAGGTTCTTATGATCTTTCATCGTCTTAGTAATACGAGAGGCCAGGCTAACCTCGGATGGCTTAAAAGTTATCACTCATTTTCTTTCGCTGAATACCATGATCCCCAATATATGGGCTTTGGTGTTCTTAGGGTTATCAATGAGGACTTCATAGCGCCTGAAGCGGGCTTTCCTACCCACAGTCATAGAAATATGGAAATCATCACCTATATGATTGAAGGGACCTTGGAGCATAAAGACACCCTGGGAAATTCTGAACTACTTCGTGCCGGTGAAGTTCAAAGGATGACAGCTGGACAGGGGGTAAGACATTCTGAATTTAATCATCGTAAAGATTCACCGGTTCATCTGTTGCAAATTTGGATTGAACCGGATCAAAAAGAACTGCCACCATCTTATCAACAAAAGTCCTTTACTCGGGCATTAGATGAAAAAAAATTAACCCTTTTAGTTTCGCCGACGCAGGAAAAAGAGTCTTTAAAAATCCATCAAGATATTAAACTTTATGGATTTAAGTCGCATGAAAAAATTTCAATTGCAGAATCACTTCATCCTGATCGGATTTACTATTTACAAATAATAAATGGAGTTCCCTTAGTTAATGATCTTCAACTAGCTCCTGGTGATGCACTGGCTCTAGAAGCTGAAAAGTCTCTAAAACTAAGTGCCGATCAAGGCTGTGAGTTTTTGCTCTTTGATCTTCCTATGATTTCAATTTAAGAATCTACGATGAAGATTTAAAGCTTTAAAACAGCTGCCAAGTTGATTTGCTTGAAAAGAAACCGACTTTTGGGAAAAGACAAATAATCCTTTTATTGCTTTCCGCGATCAAAAAAATTATCTCTTTATTTCACAATTGAGCCGATAAATAGCATAGTCGCTTCTGTATTCGCCTGTCACATATTCATTTCGATTGTATGTAGGTGCGAAATACTTCAAGGTTGTATCATTTAAAAAATATCGATCTTTGAATGTGTAATGAACTTCATCACCAATTCGAGTTGTTACAATTTGCAAGGAGTAGTAAATGGGACCTTTACCATTGACAAACAGAGGAATGGTTTTCTTTCCCGTAATGCCACCATAACCTGAAGAGAGAGGTCGGGTGAGGTCAACATCTTTTAAAGTCTGATATTTAGCGACTTCTCCCGTAGGGAGTTTACATTCAAATGAGGGACTGACTTCAGTGGCGTGTGCTGCAGCCATAGATACAAGTCCGAATATAATGTTAAAAACTGATATTTTCATTAGGTTCTCCTTTTTTGTAATGCGTTTATTTTTTACCTTGTTTATTCATTTGTTGTTTTGGTGCTTATAAGCTAAAAATTGATCTTGAAAAAGGAATGTAAATGAAATAATTGTTTCGATTATGGAAATATTTGAGCTTAAATACTTTTTAGCCGTGGCCCAGATTGAAAATGTCAATCGAGCTGCTGAAAAGATTAATGTTTCTTCTGGATCACTTAGTAAAGCTATTGCCCGTCTTGAAGAAGAACTACAAACACCACTTTTTTTTAAGTCTGGACGAGGTATTAGATTAACTCCAGAGGGGCAAGTTTTGAAAAAGAAAGCAGCTAATATTATTTATCTCGAAGAGGATGCTCGTCTTGAATTAAGGGGGCGAGAATACGGGAGTCTCAATGTCTATGTTTCTTCAGAAGAAATATTGCAGACTTCCTTCGGAATTGAAATAGCAAAAAAAATCATGAATTTTTTTCCACAAGCGAAAATACAGTTTACGATTCGAGGCGAAGTAGCCGCTATTAATCAGGTTATGGACGGTGAGTCCCACTTCGCTCTTATCACATTGGACCCACCTGAAAATCTTATTAGTCGTGTATTGGCAAAAGTTGAATTCAAAACTTGCGCTTCTAAAAGTCACCCGCTAGTTAAAAAATATGGAAACAAGGCAATCCCTATTGACGAAGTACTTAAATATCCTTTTGTCGCTCCTGACTCTTCAATTCTAGGAAAAATTGCGAAGTCTTTCTCTATTGACGGTTGGCGAGATGACAAGTTTCCGCGGATGATTAGGTACAAAGTTTGCGGATTGAAACTGATGGAAAATCTCATACAAGAAGGAATGGCTTTGGGGTACTTACCTGACTACTTTGTTGAGAGTGCTGGGCTTACTTCCCTCAAATTGTCTGGATGTCCCTATTCATGTCAGCAAACTATTAGAATTGTAACTAAAAATCCCACGGCCCTTGGTTGGCTGAATAAACTTTGGGATCAGATTTAATAGGTACTTTCCAGAGGATGAATCGTTAACTTTCGAGGTTTACTCATGAAGCTATTCCAAATTTAATATTTAAGTATAAATTATGGAGTTTGTCTGATCTATGATTAAATACTTTTTAATTCAGTAGATTCTATTAGTGGTTTAGAAATCCTCATATTATCAAGAGAATGAAGAATAAAGAATTGAAAATTGAATTAAGAATCTCTTGGTAAATTTTTTAAAAGGCTCCAAAGTTAGAATTTGATACTGGTAAATTTACAAAGTCTCATCTTGGAAGTGTAAATTAGGATTAATTTAGGTATATCTCTACCTGTCCTAAGGGATTAGGAATTAATCAATTTAATTAGTATTTCAATTTTGGATGGTTCATTTGCTTAAACCCATAAATATGAAGGAATTTTCTATGAAAAAGATTTTATTTGGTACTTTATTCGCGAGTTTAATTACCGCCACAGCTTTGAGTGCACCTTTAACTTGCAACGGTTATAACCCTACCTCTTCTGGCCACGGGGGCGCTTTATACAATTCAGTTGAACTAAATTCTAGCTCCCAAGGTGCTTTTATAAATGTGAGAATGAATGGTGGTGATAAAACCAGGTATGAGATTGTAAAAAAAGAATCCTATTCTAATATTTACAGGTATCAACTTGCAGCTGTGAGTGGACCAATAGCAGGAATGAGTGGTCAGGTTCTTCGTTCAGACAGTGTTTTTGGAACTTTAGGTAGTTCAAGAACTTCCTTAGTTATTCAGGACTTCGGTGCTTCCTTGACCGGCCTTATTTTATACGAAAAGTTAAATAGCCAAGGTGTGGTTGTATCTAGCATTGTCGAACCCATGGAGATTTGCGTAAGAGCTCTTTATTTTCAAAAGTGAGTGTGGATCGGCGATATCTAAACTTAATTAAAAGCTCAGGGAATTGTTTGAAAATTCCTAGATTGAGATAATTTTCTCTAAAAAAATCTCAATCTAGGAATGTGTTAATAATTTTGTCAAAATTTGGGTCAAATGTAGTTTTTAACTAAAGATCTTGAAGGTTCAATCCGAGATATATCCTAAGTATGAAATGCTTAGGATTATTTGTTTTTTTACTGCTTCAATTTGTATTATCGGGTTGCTATATGAACGCTTCTATAACATCTATCGCGCCACTAGACGGCAGTTCGGGTGTTCCTCTAGTTCCATTTAGCAAAGTCACTTCGCTTGAAAATGTTTCGGGTTCAAGCAATTACGTTTCTACTGCGGTCTCTGGCTTTCGAGTCAAGCAATCTGCCGGGTTATTAATTAATAAACAACTCGCTGCCACTCAGAATGGCTACAAAGTTTATTTGCACGTTAACGGACGCATCACCTCTGGAGAAGAATATCAATGAGAAGGCCAATGAAAGTCCTTTTCATTTTATTTACTTTTTTTTTAGCGCCAGCCAGTTTTGCTAACAACCCTGGCGTGTCCTACCAAGGGCGCATTTTTAAACCTGACGGCAATCCACTTGAAGGCTCATCAGTTCAGTTTCGGTTACAAGTTCGCTCTCCTGGTTCAGAAAATTGTTTGCTTTATGAAGAAGTTCAAACTTTAAATATGGCAGGCTCTTCCGGAGTTTTTGCCCTTACTCTAAATGATGGCACTGGTACAAGATTAGATACGGCAACTTACCAAGTAGACCGCATTTTTGCTAATCGTGAAACGATGACTTTGGATACCACTCGCTGTGCGACGGGCACTACTTACACGCCTAACTCTTCTGATGGACGTAAACTGGTAGTGTATTTTAAAGATGAAACGATGGCCGCCTATGAGGCGATGCCGCTTATGAATTTAAATTATGTACCGCAAGCTATGTACGCACTTGAAGCGCAAAAAGTAGATAAATTTGAAGTGAGTCATATTCTGCGCGCGGTGGATGGCAGTGGTAATCCGGCGACAGCTCCGGCGCTGAATCCAACTCAATTAACAAATCTAAATACTCTGCTTGC
This genomic window from Deltaproteobacteria bacterium contains:
- a CDS encoding pirin family protein; translated protein: MIFHRLSNTRGQANLGWLKSYHSFSFAEYHDPQYMGFGVLRVINEDFIAPEAGFPTHSHRNMEIITYMIEGTLEHKDTLGNSELLRAGEVQRMTAGQGVRHSEFNHRKDSPVHLLQIWIEPDQKELPPSYQQKSFTRALDEKKLTLLVSPTQEKESLKIHQDIKLYGFKSHEKISIAESLHPDRIYYLQIINGVPLVNDLQLAPGDALALEAEKSLKLSADQGCEFLLFDLPMISI
- a CDS encoding LysR family transcriptional regulator, producing MEIFELKYFLAVAQIENVNRAAEKINVSSGSLSKAIARLEEELQTPLFFKSGRGIRLTPEGQVLKKKAANIIYLEEDARLELRGREYGSLNVYVSSEEILQTSFGIEIAKKIMNFFPQAKIQFTIRGEVAAINQVMDGESHFALITLDPPENLISRVLAKVEFKTCASKSHPLVKKYGNKAIPIDEVLKYPFVAPDSSILGKIAKSFSIDGWRDDKFPRMIRYKVCGLKLMENLIQEGMALGYLPDYFVESAGLTSLKLSGCPYSCQQTIRIVTKNPTALGWLNKLWDQI